One Fusarium poae strain DAOMC 252244 chromosome 4, whole genome shotgun sequence DNA window includes the following coding sequences:
- a CDS encoding hypothetical protein (BUSCO:24159at5125), giving the protein MSRKIRTAQSVSFDIPASEQPHLHNRWHPEVPSIATVEPGETVKIECLDWTGGQIGNNDSADDVLNVDLTKIHYLTGPFDIKGSEPGDLLVVNITDIQPFDHSPWGFTGIFAKNNGGGFLSEHYPDAAKAIWDFDGVYCSSRHIPGVRFPGLIHPGILGCAPSAEILAEWNRREGDLATSMASSHPDQVVAQPPLETNAHGGQAKGDVLARIAKEGARTIPGRPEHGGNCDINNISRGSKTYLPVHVAGAKFSVGDLHFSQGDGEISFCGAIEMAGIITIKFDLIKGGVKSRGLKSPVYRPGDMGPTFSPSRYLTFEGFSVDEQGKQHFMDATIAYRQSCLRAIEYLKQFGYSGEQIYLLLSCAPIRGAIAGIVDIPNACTTLGIPLDIFDFDISIESEPVARNLGACPISR; this is encoded by the exons atgtcTCGAAAAATCAGAACTGCTCAGTCCGTCTCTTTCGATATTCCCGCCTCTGAGCAACCTCATCTGCACAACAGATGGCATCCAGAGG TTCCAAGTATTGCCACTGTCGAACCAGGagagacagtcaagattGAATGTCTTGATTGGACAGGTGGACAGATCGGAAACAACGATAGTGCCGATGATGTTCTCAATGTTGATCTCACAAAGATTCATTATCTCACTGGACCCTTTGATATAAAAGGCAGTGAACCTGGTGATTTACTCGTCGTCAACATCACAGATATCCAACCCTTTGATCACTCACCTTGGGGTTTCACCGGCATCTTTGCAAAGAACAATGGTGGCGGTTTCCTCAGTGAGCATTATCCCGATGCAGCCAAAGCGATCTGGGATTTCGATGGTGTCTATTGTTCGAGCCGTCATATCCCAGGTGTTCGATTCCCGGGATTGATTCACCCTGGTATTCTCGGCTGCGCACCGTCTGCTGAGATCTTGGCGGAATGGAACCGTCGTGAAGGAGATCTTGCTACTTCGATGGCTAGTTCGCATCCTGATCAAGTGGTTGCTCAACCTCCTCTTGAGACTAATGCTCACGGTGGACAAGCCAAGGGTGATGTTCTGGCTAGAATCGCAAAAGAGGGAGCGAGGACTATTCCTGGAAGACCTGAACATGGAGGAAATTGTGACATTAACAATATTTCTCGAGGATCAAAGACGTATCTTCCCGTTCATGTTGCGGGAGCCAAGTTTTCTGTGGGAGACCTTCACTTTAGTCAGGGCGACGGCGAGATTAGTTTCTGTGGTGCTATTGAAATG GCTGGCATCATTACTATCAAATTCGACCTCATCAAAGGTGGAGTCAAGTCGAGAGGCCTCAAGAGTCCGGTTTATCGACCAGGAGACATGGGTCCTACCTTTAGTCCTTCACGATATCTCACCTTTGAAGGATTCTCCGTCGATGAGCAAGGAAAGCAGCATTTCATGGATGCAACAATCGCCTATCGACAATCTTGTCTCCGTGCGATAGAATATCTCAAACAATTCG GCTACTCTGGCGAACAAATCTACCTCCTCCTGTCCTGTGCACCAATTAGAGGAGCTATTGCTGGTATAGTCGACATTCCCAACGCCTGTACCACGCTGGGTATACCCTTAGATATTTTCGACTTTGACATTTCCATCGAAAGTGAGCCCGTTGCTAGGAATCTGGGAGCTTGTCCAATTTCTCGCTAA